The following coding sequences are from one Chloroflexota bacterium window:
- a CDS encoding aminoacyl-tRNA deacylase: MPKNNVTRLLDQRKIGYTIFELPEEKLGALKTAEILDVNLEIVFKTIVAARLERGKPILAVIPGNTEVDLKLLAKSLGEKKIRLTTQQEAEELTGLQAGGISPLALMNRGFQVVIDSTAKNFNEIHVSGGQRGLNIRLPVKELAKLTNARFAPIGK; encoded by the coding sequence ATGCCCAAGAATAATGTTACCCGCTTGCTTGATCAGCGTAAAATTGGCTACACAATATTTGAATTGCCTGAAGAAAAACTGGGCGCGCTGAAAACGGCCGAAATATTGGATGTGAATCTGGAGATTGTCTTTAAAACGATCGTGGCTGCCCGGCTGGAGCGCGGCAAACCTATTTTGGCTGTCATTCCTGGCAACACCGAAGTGGATTTGAAATTGCTGGCGAAATCATTGGGTGAGAAAAAAATAAGGCTGACCACCCAGCAAGAAGCCGAAGAACTCACCGGCTTGCAGGCTGGGGGAATTTCCCCGTTGGCGTTAATGAATCGTGGTTTTCAAGTGGTGATTGATAGCACGGCGAAAAATTTCAATGAAATCCATGTTTCCGGCGGGCAGCGCGGGTTGAATATCCGCCTGCCGGTCAAAGAGCTGGCAAAATTGACCAATGCCCGTTTTGCCCCCATTGGCAAGTAA
- a CDS encoding PspC domain-containing protein — MSETYKTLYRSQDDRMVAGVCAGLGEYFNIDPTLMRLIFVFGSLITGSALFWAYIVMMLVVPEAVPASEAVVSAPVEDVE, encoded by the coding sequence ATGTCTGAAACCTATAAAACCCTTTATCGCTCACAAGATGATCGCATGGTCGCCGGTGTTTGCGCCGGATTAGGCGAATACTTCAATATTGACCCCACTTTGATGCGCCTGATCTTTGTTTTTGGCAGCCTGATTACTGGCAGCGCCTTGTTCTGGGCTTATATCGTCATGATGCTCGTCGTCCCCGAGGCTGTTCCCGCTTCGGAAGCTGTGGTCAGCGCTCCCGTTGAAGATGTGGAGTAA
- a CDS encoding PAS domain-containing protein, with protein MTSFRKLRNQIMQTLPLGFAGVSLLVLLLSPFMAFRWMQQPFLGLFLEPHGVVSQLARENWAAKKNGVQNYDQLITVNDKSITNNTDLRAALANAGATVSLGLTNQQGQPYQVRVEPRPFTRAELVVWFGIPYIVGMAFWFIGIWAYRLSSDKRSSLAFLAFTSSASTITAAYFDMNTTQALVLLWALSLPVAGGALLHLAMDFPKKMSFVERYPGLQWLPWLLTVALAIPVGREILAPSHPWGYINTWLWSYAAISLGILVFLGALVYRVARSHSAMIRQQSRIIVFGSALAFGPIMVTFLLPSAFGQLVRFQVNIAFPALIAFPLSVAYALVRYRLLDVDRIMGATLTYVLTATGAVGVFYLLITLISFLVPAEITPNDPVLVALYLLVLVVGLNPLRRLMQRAIDRLFYRTRADYRRVLSHLSRHLSVSPEMAHTLTMLEQELHAALAPEKVQIYLYDDNDAVYRPQSPDEVRAAALPVEHPLVEILNQGQGGIWFPPGRSLPEALSNETATLENIGGRVFTPLHYEGQMIGFLALGARRSGEPYTSDDLEFLEAVAGQSSLALENVRLFANLQDTLNQTLEMKNLMDNIFASMSSGVITTDLKRKITLFNQAAVKILGIPVEQAVGRTLGEALPDLGPHFLLMAASTLSDDSAIVGEEFNPVMLDRGPLFLRLSSTPLRDAQQNTKGATIVIDDLTKQRTLEAEQERIRQTFGRVVAPRVRDRLLADPSNLRLDGIRQPLTVLFADIHNFTPFSERTRPEMLFGVLNAYLSVAAQAVLTEEGTLDKFMGDAVMAFWNAPDPQQDHVLRAARAALAMDEAIRKLRAEITQSHQLYFSIGINTGEAMVGNVGTSDLFNYTVIGDTVNYTQRLESIAEPGQILLSEMAYWTIARQVIADQLPPIKVKGKAEPAVVYALRGLK; from the coding sequence ATGACATCTTTTCGTAAATTGCGTAACCAAATTATGCAGACGCTCCCGTTGGGCTTCGCGGGGGTTTCGCTTTTGGTATTGCTGCTATCGCCATTCATGGCTTTTCGCTGGATGCAACAGCCATTTTTGGGCTTGTTTCTGGAGCCACATGGCGTGGTCAGTCAATTGGCGCGCGAGAATTGGGCCGCGAAAAAGAACGGGGTGCAAAATTACGATCAGCTTATCACCGTAAACGACAAATCCATTACCAATAACACCGATTTACGAGCAGCGCTGGCGAATGCGGGAGCTACTGTTTCGTTAGGCCTCACAAATCAGCAGGGGCAGCCCTATCAGGTGCGCGTCGAGCCGCGGCCTTTTACCCGCGCAGAATTGGTGGTCTGGTTCGGAATTCCGTATATTGTGGGGATGGCATTCTGGTTCATTGGTATTTGGGCATACCGCCTTAGCAGCGATAAACGCTCGTCGCTGGCATTTTTAGCGTTCACATCTTCAGCCAGCACGATCACAGCGGCGTATTTCGATATGAACACCACCCAGGCGCTGGTGCTGCTATGGGCCTTGAGCCTGCCCGTGGCCGGAGGCGCGTTGCTGCATCTGGCAATGGATTTCCCTAAAAAGATGAGCTTTGTAGAACGCTATCCGGGCTTGCAATGGCTGCCCTGGCTGCTGACGGTTGCGCTGGCAATTCCCGTGGGGCGCGAAATTCTGGCGCCCTCGCATCCCTGGGGCTATATTAACACCTGGCTGTGGAGCTATGCCGCCATCAGCCTGGGAATTCTGGTTTTTCTGGGCGCGTTGGTCTACCGCGTGGCACGCAGCCACTCGGCCATGATTCGCCAGCAAAGCCGCATTATTGTGTTTGGCTCGGCGCTGGCTTTTGGCCCAATTATGGTCACATTTTTGCTGCCATCTGCGTTTGGACAGTTGGTGCGTTTTCAGGTCAATATTGCCTTTCCGGCGCTGATCGCTTTCCCGCTTTCTGTAGCCTATGCGTTGGTGCGCTACCGCCTGCTGGATGTAGACCGCATTATGGGCGCCACGCTCACCTATGTGCTGACAGCTACCGGCGCGGTGGGAGTCTTTTACCTGCTCATCACGCTAATTTCATTTTTGGTCCCTGCAGAAATCACGCCCAACGATCCGGTGCTCGTGGCGCTCTATCTGCTTGTTTTGGTGGTCGGCCTCAACCCGTTACGCAGGCTGATGCAGCGCGCCATTGACCGTTTGTTCTACCGCACGCGCGCCGACTATCGCCGCGTACTCTCCCATCTCTCGCGGCATCTTAGCGTTTCGCCAGAAATGGCACATACGCTGACTATGTTGGAACAAGAACTTCACGCCGCGCTGGCCCCAGAAAAGGTGCAGATTTATTTGTATGATGATAACGATGCGGTGTACCGTCCGCAAAGCCCGGATGAAGTGCGCGCCGCGGCGCTGCCCGTCGAACACCCCCTGGTGGAAATTCTGAATCAGGGCCAGGGTGGTATCTGGTTCCCGCCGGGACGCTCACTCCCCGAGGCTTTGTCCAACGAAACTGCGACCCTCGAAAATATCGGGGGCCGCGTTTTCACACCCTTGCACTATGAAGGCCAAATGATCGGCTTTCTGGCTCTAGGGGCGCGGCGCTCCGGCGAACCCTACACCAGCGACGATCTTGAATTTCTCGAAGCCGTCGCCGGGCAATCCTCCCTGGCGCTGGAAAATGTGCGCCTGTTCGCCAACCTGCAAGATACCCTTAACCAAACACTGGAAATGAAAAACCTGATGGATAATATTTTTGCATCCATGTCATCGGGCGTAATCACTACCGACCTGAAACGCAAAATCACGCTCTTCAATCAGGCCGCGGTAAAGATTTTGGGTATCCCTGTCGAACAGGCAGTTGGGCGCACCCTAGGCGAAGCCCTGCCCGACCTGGGACCGCACTTCTTGCTAATGGCCGCTTCCACGCTGAGCGATGACTCGGCAATTGTGGGCGAAGAATTCAACCCGGTGATGTTGGACCGCGGGCCGTTATTCTTACGCCTCTCCAGTACCCCATTGCGTGATGCGCAACAAAATACCAAAGGGGCCACCATCGTGATTGACGACCTCACCAAACAGCGCACGCTGGAGGCCGAACAAGAGCGCATCCGGCAGACCTTTGGGCGCGTGGTCGCCCCGCGCGTGCGTGACCGCCTGCTGGCTGATCCCAGCAATCTGCGCCTGGATGGCATCCGCCAGCCGCTGACAGTGCTCTTTGCCGATATCCATAATTTCACGCCCTTCAGTGAGCGCACAAGACCCGAAATGCTCTTCGGCGTGCTGAATGCGTATCTTTCTGTGGCCGCCCAGGCCGTTCTCACGGAGGAAGGCACGCTGGATAAATTCATGGGCGATGCGGTGATGGCTTTTTGGAATGCCCCCGATCCCCAGCAAGATCATGTGCTGCGCGCTGCCCGCGCCGCGTTGGCAATGGATGAGGCTATCCGCAAACTGCGTGCTGAAATCACGCAGTCACACCAGTTGTATTTCAGCATCGGCATCAACACCGGCGAAGCCATGGTCGGCAATGTCGGCACCAGCGATCTGTTCAACTACACCGTTATCGGCGACACAGTCAACTACACCCAACGCCTGGAGTCGATTGCTGAGCCAGGGCAAATCCTGCTCTCCGAGATGGCCTACTGGACCATTGCCAGACAAGTGATCGCCGACCAATTACCTCCGATCAAAGTTAAAGGCAAGGCGGAACCAGCCGTGGTTTACGCCTTACGCGGGTTAAAGTAA
- a CDS encoding competence protein ComE — MKNWGLIAIGVLFGLLGAGAVLIASSPPRGIPIDLLPPPTPVPIRVHISGAVAQPGVVALPPESRVQDAIAAAGGFSEDAQTENLNLAALLEDGSQVIVPIVASANNTPAVAESSPIIADPPQGESVAQIVNINTASQAELETLPGVGPVTAEKIIAYRQENGAFSIIEEIQNVSGIGPATFEKMKPLITVDP, encoded by the coding sequence GTGAAAAATTGGGGGCTGATCGCCATAGGCGTTTTGTTCGGATTACTTGGAGCGGGAGCCGTGCTGATTGCCAGCAGCCCGCCACGCGGCATACCCATTGATCTTTTACCACCGCCCACACCTGTGCCAATACGAGTGCATATCAGCGGAGCGGTGGCTCAACCCGGGGTAGTAGCGCTGCCTCCTGAAAGCCGTGTGCAAGACGCGATTGCGGCAGCGGGCGGCTTCAGCGAAGACGCTCAGACCGAAAATTTAAATCTGGCCGCGCTGCTCGAAGATGGCAGCCAGGTAATTGTGCCGATCGTTGCGAGTGCAAATAACACCCCAGCAGTGGCAGAATCCAGCCCGATAATCGCCGATCCACCTCAGGGGGAGTCCGTTGCGCAAATCGTCAATATCAACACTGCTTCCCAGGCTGAACTGGAAACCCTGCCCGGCGTTGGCCCTGTGACCGCCGAAAAAATTATTGCCTATCGCCAGGAAAACGGGGCTTTTTCCATCATCGAAGAAATTCAAAATGTCTCAGGGATTGGGCCAGCAACATTTGAGAAAATGAAGCCACTTATCACCGTAGACCCCTAG